Proteins encoded by one window of Manihot esculenta cultivar AM560-2 chromosome 10, M.esculenta_v8, whole genome shotgun sequence:
- the LOC110624074 gene encoding AT-hook motif nuclear-localized protein 15, with amino-acid sequence MANRWWAGNVAMRGVDPISPAPSLHLRNPEEDTSCLNRLGRREQDFIDTNTTNSSNSPKTASTPTQNQNQNQEEQEDSKENNQESEDPNTALETVEPGSGSSGRRPRGRPPGSKNKPKPPIVITKESPNSLRSHVLEINSGSDIADSIATFAQRRHRGVSILSGSGVVTNVTLRQPAAPGGVITLHGRFEILSLSGSFLPAPSPPGATGLTVYLAGGQGQVVGGSVVGPLMASGPVMVIAATFSNATFERLPSEEQEQEQEGSQLQEQVNSGTNNNNNNTAAGGVGGNGNNNSGSQSSQPISEHGSMPVYNLPPNLLPNGQMPHEMFWGPPRHPPPNY; translated from the coding sequence ATGGCAAATCGCTGGTGGGCTGGAAATGTTGCCATGAGAGGCGTCGACCCAATATCCCCAGCTCCGTCTCTTCACCTGAGAAACCCAGAGGAAGACACTTCCTGCTTGAACCGCCTGGGTAGAAGAGAGCAAGATTTTATCGACACAAACACAACCAATAGCAGTAATAGCCCAAAAACCGCCTCCACCCCTACTCAGAACCAAAACCAAAACCAGGAAGAGCAAGAAGACAGTAAGGAAAACAACCAAGAATCTGAAGACCCAAACACAGCTCTTGAAACCGTTGAACCAGGTAGCGGAAGCTCAGGTCGGAGGCCTAGAGGGCGGCCTCCTGGTTCGAAAAACAAACCAAAACCACCCATAGTAATCACTAAAGAAAGCCCTAATTCTCTTCGAAGCCATGTTCTGGAAATCAACTCTGGCAGCGACATTGCAGATAGCATTGCAACTTTTGCTCAACGCCGCCACCGAGGGGTTTCAATATTAAGTGGAAGTGGAGTAGTGACCAATGTTACTCTCAGGCAACCTGCAGCACCTGGTGGAGTAATCACTCTCCATGGAAGATTCGAGATACTATCGTTATCAGGTTCATTTCTTCCTGCTCCGTCACCTCCAGGAGCAACGGGGCTGACTGTGTATTTGGCTGGTGGACAAGGACAGGTTGTGGGAGGATCAGTGGTGGGGCCGCTAATGGCATCAGGACCAGTGATGGTGATAGCGGCAACATTTAGTAATGCAACTTTTGAGAGATTACCATCAGAGGAACAAGAGCAGGAGCAGGAAGGCTCGCAATTGCAGGAGCAAGTGAATTCAGggactaataataataacaacaatacAGCTGCAGGTGGAGTTGGTGGAAATGGTAATAATAATTCAGGGTCTCAATCTTCTCAGCCAATTAGCGAGCATGGTTCAATGCCTGTCTACAATTTGCCTCCTAATTTGTTACCCAATGGGCAAATGCCACATGAGATGTTCTGGGGTCCTCCTCGTCATCCACCTCCCAATTACTGA